The Nostoc sp. NIES-3756 DNA window GTAGGGAAAACGTTTTTGTATCTGGGATTGTTGGAGGCTTAACTCGTAAACAAGTAGCATGTAGTTTTGAAGCGATCGTTGAGTTCGCGGAACTTCATGATTTCATTGATAATCCTGTACGGACTTATAGTACAGGAATGCAAATGCGCCTTGCTTTTGCAATAGCTATACATACCAATCCTGAGGTTTTATTGGTAGATGAATTTCTCTCAGTTGGTGATATTTCTTTTCAATCCAAATGTTTACAACGCATTGCGGAGTTAAAAAAACAGGGTTGTGCCATTGTCTACATAACTCATGATGCTCAACAAATTCAACAACTGTGCGATCGCGCCTTGTGGCTACAAGAGGGAAGGATTGTAGCTTATGGAGAGCCGGAAGTCATTGCAGGACAGTATGTAGCTGAAATGAGATTAAAAACTCAGCAACTTACCCCTGCAAGACCACCACAGATGACAAAATCTGGTTTAGAGTTGCGAGTAAATGAAAATCGGTTTGGCTCTTTAGAAGCTGAAATTGTTGATGTCTGCTTGCTACCAGATGGAGAAATTAATAAGGGTGAGCCTTTAGAAGTAAAAATTGAGTACTTTACTACTCAAGTAGTTAAACATCCTATTTTTAATGTTTCTATTAGCCAAGAGGATGGGCAACCCTGTTTTGACACCAATACAGAAATGATGGGAATTGTTATTCCATACATTCATGGCAAAGGAGAAATTAAACTCAAGATTGCTAGGTTGGATATAAGAGGTGGAAAATACTTCATTAATGTAGGGATATATCAACAAAATTGGGATTATGCTTATGATTATCATTGGCATATTTATTCTTTACTTGTCCATTCTAAGATTTATGAAAAAAATATCTTTAATCCTCCTCTGGAATGGGAAATAAGTGGCATCACACTAACTAAATCTAATACTAATAGTTTATATTGATTGTACTAATACATGAAAATAATAATGTCAAGCTAGTCAAAATTGAATTACTAAAAGTTCATTATTAGTTCTATTTAAAAAAATATTCTATTTCAAAGTTCATAAGTTAATTTGTTTTAATAATTGGAGTTTAAATAATGATAAAATCATTTTTAAGAAAAATTTTTTCTTTTTTGAAAAATTATATTAACAACACTGAGAATCAAAAAATGGAAGATATTAACTCGACTTTAATGAAAGCTAAGGATGCTTGGTTTGAGGTAATGAAACCATATACAGATTCGTTTGGTATTATTAAACTCCCTCATCCAGCGCCCATGCTAACCGAGAATGAAGTTAGCAAATGTTCTCTATTAGCAAATAGAGAAGCAATCCTAAAAAAAATGAAAAAGGGTGGTTTTGTTGCTGAGGTTGGTGTACAGACAGGTCAATTTTCGCGTTCTATTCTTGATATTTGTTCACCTTCTAAACTTTATTTGATTGATATAGACCTCACAAGTTACTCAATAAAGGAAAAATTTCAGGCACAGATCGATGCAGAAATTGTCGAACTTCATGAAGGGGATTCATCATCATGGTTAGCAAGAATGCCAGATAGCTATTTTGATTTTATTTATATAGATGGTGATCACCGTTATGAAGGTGTGAAAAAAGACGTACAAGCAGCAAAGTCAAAGGTTAAAGAAGATGGATTTTTAATCTTTAATGATTATACCTATTGGTCTCCATGCGAATGTATGGAGTATGGCGTTGTTCAGGCAGTCAATGAATTATGTCTAGAAGATAACTGGGGTATGGTTTATTTTGCATTAGGGTATTATATGTACTGTGATGTAGCTCTTCAGCGTCAGCAAGCTTAACCATAAAATTAGAATTAACACCCTCCCATTAAGGTTAGTTATAACGGGAGAGTGTTAAAGACATTTAAAATTCATGTGTGCCTATGTCGAAGCCTAAACTTTTTGGTAGCCCAGAGCCATAAAAGTCTCGGTTTCCTGGATCAATTCCAAAAAGTGTTTTTAAGTCTAATCCATTATCAATTAGGGGTGAGTCTGCTCTAAGTTTATAAGCATCGAGAGTATTGAGTAGGTCTGCATTATTAAGAATTTGTCCGCCACCAGGATTGATTAACATAGGATCTAAACTCACCCCTACATTTTGTGTTCCGAGGCGTTCTTGATTAGTTCCTGTTCTCCAACTATCAAGGCTAGAGTAAGTTGTACTACCCCAACGGATTCTAAAAGTACTGCCAGTAGAATAATATACGTTACCTTGAAAAGCTAATCCTGTGGAACCACTAGCTACATCAAGTAGTTTCACACCATCTTTTGTTTGCAGAATATTGTTCCGAAACCTGACGTTAGTAACAGGATTGTGGATATAGATAGCAGAAGGGATGCTGGTTGTACCACCTTGAACAAAAACAGTGTTGTTATAAATTTCGGCATTGCGGACATATCCGTATATATGAATCCCTCCATAATTTAGCTTTCTGCCGTCATTTTGGCTAATGTTATATCTAATGATATTGCCCGTATGATTTGAGTTATTTGGGCCTTGACACAATAAAAATCCAGCACCATCATTGTTGTGCGAGTAATTATATTGCATGATTGAATTAGACACATTCTGATCTAAGTCAAAGCCATCCCCATCAGCTGTTCCACCTGTACGATTTCTATATGACTCGTTATACTGAATGATGATTTTTGTAGAATCGTAAGCCCAAATACCAACTGGGCCATTGGCTGCATTGTTCAATGCACCATTATCATAAGCTACCGAGCGTTCAATTACTCCTGTATTAACACCCCCCAAAACAATTCCACTTCCTGTAGGAGTAGGATCTCCAGGAATACCTGGATTACTAAAAGCTCTTACATAAGCCACGTACACATTTTCGTTGACGTTGGGTAGTTGAGCATAAGTTACCAACCCACCTTTGCCATTGCGGTGAGTAGCAACATTAGTCACCCTTACATTACGATATCCGCTCTGTTGATTCCATCCACCAATGCCGATCCCGTAATTTCTAAAACCTTGGACTTCGACGCTATCAATTGTGATTCCATCAAGTTTGATATTCCCTGCTAAATCATTATAGAAGGCGATACCATCGCCTGTATTTGTGCCAGCGCCGGAACCAGCAACATTGAGATTAGAGATGTTATAACCCGCAGTGTTGTATACCATAATTCCTTTGCCTGTGCCTGCATTAATAGTGGCACGGCCAGTGCCGTAGGAACTAATGATTATGGGATTTGAAGCTGAACCTTTATCATTGGCATTAAAAGAAAGATTGCCGCTAAAGGTAGTCCCTCCTTGAAATAAAATGCGATCGCCTGGCTTAAATATGACATTGTTTATCTTACCTATAGTACGCCATGCGCTGTTTGTAGATGTACCAGAGTTTCTGTCATTTCCTGTTGCACTGATATAGTAAGTAGTTCCAGTAACGGTTGTTTGTGCTAATTTCTGTCCAGAAACAGAAAAGCGTTGGTTTTGCCCAAGATTCTGTCTTGCTGTGGCTAAACCTGCATTTAATGAATTTTTAATTAAAGCTTGACTAAGTATCCCATTATGCGTCGCATCGCTACTCTTGTGTTGAAAAGCTACGAGAGTAGTTGTGTTCGGCTGTTTTGCAACTAGATTTTGTTCGCTTAATGAAGGGTGGAGTAAATGAGCAGCAATATATCCCAATGTACTGAACATAAAGTTTACTTTAAGGGAGACACTGCCTCATTATAAGCTAAGTTGTTAAAGTTACAACAAATTCAGTGTATGCGTAAATTAAAAAACATTTTTTATACAGAAAATAAGATTTATAAAGTTAAAATTTGAATAAATCAAGCAAATAACAGCTTAAAAGCTTATTTTTAGAGCGCATTCATAATAAATATCAAAAATACTTAATTAAATGCTATTAATCTATCTAATCTCATACAATTAGCTATTTTAATAAAACATAAAGTTTATCAGTGTTTTTACGATAAAACTTGCTCATAATGTGACCAGAAGCTGAAACATTAAAAGCACTTCAGTCGCAAACCCATACACATTGGGAAGCAATAGAAGTTAAAAATAGCTCTACTGATGAAAAGGAAGATATCGCTCGCCAGTTTGCCGGATAAGATAGCTTTATTCGCATAGTTAGTCAGCCAAATCAAGAAGTATGTGCTGTCCGAAATGCAGGTATTGGTCTAACTAATTTTGGCTTGTTGCTATTTCTGGATGGTGTTGCAATACGTCCAAGACCTAGCTAGATAACCGAGTTGATAACTGTAGGTAAAACGCAAGCGGTTAAGCTAGAGCTAACTGATATATCTACTAGTAGTCAGCCAAAAAAATTATGACAAGGCAAGACCCGGAAAAGGGGAGGGGTTTTATACGTTTTTTACCTTTTCCCTTTCCCTGACCTATATTTGTCAATATTTGCGTGGTAAACTACTAGTTGATATAGAAGTGATACTTACAGTTGGTGGCGTGGCATTCGGCTTGTAACTATTCTAGTTAACAATAATTTTTTTACAGCCCAAGCGCTAAAAGTGCTACTAACTACAGTTGGTGGATTTGAAGTGAGGTTCACATACTTTACAAAAATTGGTTGCTCAACTTACTGCATGATACTAAAAGCAAGCTTAATCAAATAATAAATCAGCCGCCTTCCGTTGCGATCGCGGCTATTTAATTTGTATATGCAAGACCTTCATCTGCTATATATGGTTCACTTATGCCTAGAAGAAAACATAGGTTATTCATAAATAATTATCTATTGACTTTGTAAAGCCCTATTTATATCTTTTTTAACCAGTAAAATATAAATAGTTGCTCCTATCCAAATTATAGTTTGTAAATTTCTTAAATATGATAAGTCTACAACTTTAGCAGGTATGACTAAACTTAGTAACACCAAACCTAATATAATTAGGCTTGACCTATTTTGTTTATCATAATTTAATTTTATTAAGGATAATAATAAAAAAAATAGCATGACATTATCATATATTAAATGATAAGTCCCTAGCCTACCTATAACGGAAGCGATCGCAAAAAGATATATTAAAGAACTATTTTTAATACAATAAAATATAATAATTAGTATTAAGGTTGCCAATAAACCAGATAGTATTATTGCTAATAATGGGTTAATCCCCATATCTATCAGAATATTAATACCAGAATTACCACTTTCAGCAAAGTATGATGCTACTTGAATCTGGTTAAATAGCATATAAAGAGGAGAAAGCTTTACTATAAATCCAATGGTTAAGCTGGCAATTAAAATATAAATACAACAAGATAATATTGAAAGATTGCGTTTGCAAATAATCAGAATAAAAAAATAAAGTGCTGATATATTAGGTTTAGCTAGGGCAAGACCCAGCAATAACCCTGCCATGATGTCTTGTCTAGTTTCTAATAACCAGAATACTCCGATTAAAAAAGCGTTGATAATAATGCCATATTGACCTACTCCCAGCGTAGTCACATGACTACTAATAGATAAACAACTAACTGTTGTAAACCATGCTTGTAATTGACCGTATGGTCGTCCAATTTGGTAAGCAAAAATCCCCTCAATAAATAGGCACACTAAGTTAAGTAAGCCATGATACAGGCGCGTTAATTCCCAAGAAATAGGCGGAAAGATAATAAAGCCTGTGAAAAAAGCCCAAGGTGGATATCCTCCTGAGACAATGGGTCCAATTTCAGAAATTACTAAAGGTGAATTATTCCTTATATTGTAAGGATATAAACCTCGGTAAATATATTGTTGTTCTTGCCATCGGCTATATAAATCTTTTGCCATATCTGGCTGAATTACTAAATGGTAAAATCCCTTTAAGAAATAAGCCAAACAAAGCAAAGTTAAAGTACAACAAGCAAATAATATTAAATTTTTGCTCTTAAAAAGGTGTTGGGATAGATTCATTGCGTTTGAGTAATTTCTAGCTCCTGATTTTCAAATTTTGGCAAGACTATCACGATTATCATGATTTAAGTCAAATTGCTTTGATTTTAAATCTGGCTTTAACTCTTCCTTAGTAAATTCCTCATAATAAGAACGTTCCGTATTTACATCCCATAGGTTATGATGTTCACCAAAAATATTTCTTACAGCTAGTATGCCTGTCAACATAGAGTGGTCTTGGTTATTATAGCGGTGCATTCCGTTACGACCAATAGTTTGTAAGTTGGCAAAACCAGCCAAAAACTTTTTAATAACTTGTAAATGCTGATGATAATCGCGGTCATATACAGGATAAGCTTTCGGTTGGCGCAAAACAACACCATCTATAATTTCACAGCCATTAGCCAGCCCTAATTTCTGCAATTCTTTTTGTGCCAAATCTAGCAAATCATTATCAGTCATAGTCCAAAGTTCACCACCGTCGCTACAGAAATATTCCAAACCCAAACAGGTTTTGTTAGGATCAGGAACCATTGCTAGACTCCAGTTTTTAAAGTTTTGGATGCGGCCTACTTTGACCTCTGGACTGTGAACATAAATCCAATTATCAGGAAATAGGTGACTAGCATCAATTATCAAAGCAACAATAATAAAGTTGCGGTAGTTGAGTGATTTTGCAGCTTGAATTACTTCTTTTGGCGCTGGCGGATCTAAGCGGCTAATTAATCCTGTAATGGGCATACTAGAGATAAAATCATCTCCAGCTATTTGTTTAATTTCTCCATCCTGTTTAACAGTAATATGGTCTATGTGATTACCTGCTCGTTTAATAGAAAGAACTTGTGTATTTAAGCAGACTTCCCCACCTCTTTTTTCTACTGCTTGTTGAAAACGCTCCCACATCATCCCCGGCCCTAAGACTGGATAATCAAACTTTTTGATTAAGGTTTTGGTATTGTTACTACCAAATATGGCATTAACAATAGCTGTTTTTAAAGATAAGCCCTT harbors:
- a CDS encoding glycosyltransferase 87 family protein, giving the protein MNLSQHLFKSKNLILFACCTLTLLCLAYFLKGFYHLVIQPDMAKDLYSRWQEQQYIYRGLYPYNIRNNSPLVISEIGPIVSGGYPPWAFFTGFIIFPPISWELTRLYHGLLNLVCLFIEGIFAYQIGRPYGQLQAWFTTVSCLSISSHVTTLGVGQYGIIINAFLIGVFWLLETRQDIMAGLLLGLALAKPNISALYFFILIICKRNLSILSCCIYILIASLTIGFIVKLSPLYMLFNQIQVASYFAESGNSGINILIDMGINPLLAIILSGLLATLILIIIFYCIKNSSLIYLFAIASVIGRLGTYHLIYDNVMLFFLLLSLIKLNYDKQNRSSLIILGLVLLSLVIPAKVVDLSYLRNLQTIIWIGATIYILLVKKDINRALQSQ
- a CDS encoding right-handed parallel beta-helix repeat-containing protein, which encodes MFSTLGYIAAHLLHPSLSEQNLVAKQPNTTTLVAFQHKSSDATHNGILSQALIKNSLNAGLATARQNLGQNQRFSVSGQKLAQTTVTGTTYYISATGNDRNSGTSTNSAWRTIGKINNVIFKPGDRILFQGGTTFSGNLSFNANDKGSASNPIIISSYGTGRATINAGTGKGIMVYNTAGYNISNLNVAGSGAGTNTGDGIAFYNDLAGNIKLDGITIDSVEVQGFRNYGIGIGGWNQQSGYRNVRVTNVATHRNGKGGLVTYAQLPNVNENVYVAYVRAFSNPGIPGDPTPTGSGIVLGGVNTGVIERSVAYDNGALNNAANGPVGIWAYDSTKIIIQYNESYRNRTGGTADGDGFDLDQNVSNSIMQYNYSHNNDGAGFLLCQGPNNSNHTGNIIRYNISQNDGRKLNYGGIHIYGYVRNAEIYNNTVFVQGGTTSIPSAIYIHNPVTNVRFRNNILQTKDGVKLLDVASGSTGLAFQGNVYYSTGSTFRIRWGSTTYSSLDSWRTGTNQERLGTQNVGVSLDPMLINPGGGQILNNADLLNTLDAYKLRADSPLIDNGLDLKTLFGIDPGNRDFYGSGLPKSLGFDIGTHEF
- a CDS encoding NAD(P)/FAD-dependent oxidoreductase is translated as MKKYPVVIIGAGPAGLTSAYKLVQSGIKSIVLEKADKVGGISRTEVYKGYRFDIGGHRFYTKVEEVQQLWLEVLKEDFIQVPRLSRIYYRGKFFNYPLSLSNTLSNLGLIESLLILMSYFKAKLWPYPEENTLDQWVTNRFGKRLYQTFFKTYTEKVWGIPCNKIQAEWAAQRIKGLSLKTAIVNAIFGSNNTKTLIKKFDYPVLGPGMMWERFQQAVEKRGGEVCLNTQVLSIKRAGNHIDHITVKQDGEIKQIAGDDFISSMPITGLISRLDPPAPKEVIQAAKSLNYRNFIIVALIIDASHLFPDNWIYVHSPEVKVGRIQNFKNWSLAMVPDPNKTCLGLEYFCSDGGELWTMTDNDLLDLAQKELQKLGLANGCEIIDGVVLRQPKAYPVYDRDYHQHLQVIKKFLAGFANLQTIGRNGMHRYNNQDHSMLTGILAVRNIFGEHHNLWDVNTERSYYEEFTKEELKPDLKSKQFDLNHDNRDSLAKI
- a CDS encoding ABC transporter ATP-binding protein, whose translation is MQDAIIVQGLGKRYNRYHADKPITIMEAVLRGFRRIQAAERFWALRHVSFNVAPGEMLGIIGKNGAGKSTLLQLIGGVGSPDEGKIRVNGRIGALLDLGAGFSPDLTGRENVFVSGIVGGLTRKQVACSFEAIVEFAELHDFIDNPVRTYSTGMQMRLAFAIAIHTNPEVLLVDEFLSVGDISFQSKCLQRIAELKKQGCAIVYITHDAQQIQQLCDRALWLQEGRIVAYGEPEVIAGQYVAEMRLKTQQLTPARPPQMTKSGLELRVNENRFGSLEAEIVDVCLLPDGEINKGEPLEVKIEYFTTQVVKHPIFNVSISQEDGQPCFDTNTEMMGIVIPYIHGKGEIKLKIARLDIRGGKYFINVGIYQQNWDYAYDYHWHIYSLLVHSKIYEKNIFNPPLEWEISGITLTKSNTNSLY
- a CDS encoding class I SAM-dependent methyltransferase — its product is MIKSFLRKIFSFLKNYINNTENQKMEDINSTLMKAKDAWFEVMKPYTDSFGIIKLPHPAPMLTENEVSKCSLLANREAILKKMKKGGFVAEVGVQTGQFSRSILDICSPSKLYLIDIDLTSYSIKEKFQAQIDAEIVELHEGDSSSWLARMPDSYFDFIYIDGDHRYEGVKKDVQAAKSKVKEDGFLIFNDYTYWSPCECMEYGVVQAVNELCLEDNWGMVYFALGYYMYCDVALQRQQA